One Blattabacterium cuenoti genomic window carries:
- the hisH gene encoding imidazole glycerol phosphate synthase subunit HisH: MKTIIIKYPAGNVQSILFSLERIGVQAMVTDSKDLIQNAEKIILPGVGEANCAMQYLKEKKLDLLLSKLKQPILGICLGMQLLCKHSEERNTTCIGVFDLLVKKFQTSDKNEKIPQVGWNTIHKLKGSLFKNIPDGSYQYFVHSYYVPLGKETIAKTEYITTYSAALQKNNFYAVQFHPEKSSYVGHKILENFISL; this comes from the coding sequence ATGAAAACGATTATTATAAAATATCCTGCAGGAAATGTACAATCAATTCTTTTTTCTTTAGAAAGAATAGGAGTGCAAGCTATGGTGACAGATTCCAAAGATTTGATTCAAAATGCAGAAAAAATTATTTTGCCTGGTGTTGGGGAAGCTAACTGTGCAATGCAATATTTGAAAGAAAAAAAACTAGATTTACTTTTATCAAAATTAAAACAACCTATATTAGGAATATGTTTGGGCATGCAATTACTTTGTAAGCACTCAGAAGAAAGGAATACTACATGTATAGGAGTTTTTGATTTATTGGTAAAAAAATTTCAAACCAGTGATAAAAACGAGAAAATACCTCAAGTAGGGTGGAATACAATTCATAAATTAAAAGGATCTCTATTTAAAAATATTCCAGATGGAAGTTATCAATATTTTGTTCACAGTTATTATGTCCCTTTAGGAAAGGAAACTATAGCAAAAACAGAGTATATAACCACTTACAGCGCTGCATTACAAAAAAATAATTTTTATGCGGTACAGTTCCATCCAGAGAAATCTTCTTATGTAGGACATAAAATATTAGAAAATTTTATTAGTTTATAA